The Tenebrio molitor chromosome 2, icTenMoli1.1, whole genome shotgun sequence DNA segment atctgcgtctaTAATAgatctattattgtattcaatttggagtcgtttttggctatctcttaaagcactcgtagtttaatacatctctaagaaaatttttatcaatattttagtgtattattgtcagttacaccaaaaaactttcaatattaatgttcaaactctactttttaacatatgttgcagatgtagcgttaccttgaattactaatacaaaattccctagaatttgaaaattcaatttttttatttaaaaattaaaacaattgtgcaaattctaaaaaataacataaaaaactcgttttgtAAGAGCATTGACGCATtcgtcccatacaaaactcccctatcggtcgttttctacacttgggactcgtgcccCAAATCAatccttataaaactcgttctttaatatactattattaacGTTACAATTTGGATTAATCTGTAAAGTCTACTATACGAGGATCGTTCGTCATTTATTGTTCCTgaagtaaaacaaaaaattaacacaattaTTTTCCCAAGATAGTCACGCAAGACATTAGTACATCTGGTGTAACGGTgctgaaataaaaatctccTTTATTCTTATTGTCTAGAAAAAACTTCTTGATTTACCTGCTATGACTGCTTCGTCATCCACAATACGAGTACATACCTTGAAGGTGctcttttattttgaaaataaatcaacACATTCTATCTCATTTTTAAtaagttgttaaaaaaaaattgatagtttttctcatttttagtATAACACAAAAGTGGCCAAATACTTACACATTCACCAAATGCATTGCGGAAGACATAATTAGAAAGGAAGCAAACAATTTGCCAGTGGCAATCGTGAGACCAGGAATAAGTTGCTGTTAAAAATGATGAgtcgaataatatttttacctGTCCTGTTTGCAGTTATTTCCACGTATGAAGAACCCGTAGCCGGATGGGTTGACAATTATTATGGATTGATTGGTATCGTTGTCGGCATCTTGATGGGTGGTATAAGAAATCTGTTTGCTAAGAAGGACGGTGTCGTGTACTGCATTCCATGCGATTTTGTGGCAAATGTTATACTAGCCGCAACCTGCGACTTAGctaaaaaaaggtaaattcaaaaatattctcAGATAACTTTATCTCTAGCTACaattgaactttttttaatttgtggaaattatttatacaaattttaGTGGGTCTAACCAGTTGACACTATCATCCGCCAAAAATGAAGTTGGGaatgttaaaatttacaattacgTTGGATCCTCTAAAAGAAGAATGACTGCCAGTAATATTTTCTGTTGCTAAAGTTTGCACTTCGTATTAtctgattattaaattttttaggacTTTTAAAGAACAGCTTCGACAAATACAAATGGAAATACCCACTAAACAATATGTTCTGgtttccatttgttaattatGTGGAATCCGAATTGTGGTTCGAGATTCGCCTTTTCTTCCAGCACACTCTAGTTGCCTACATTGCCGACTTGGTTCTTATCTGTCTTAACAAAAAACCTATGTAGGTTCTATGCATCTAACAAAtgcacattaaaaaaactttctttATAGAGCAGTCAGAAAGGCCATCCAagttaataaattactaaagttattttcatattttggaAAGAAGACTTTGACTATCAGTTGCAATAACGTTGACAATTTGTGGAATGGGATGAAGGAGGTCGATcggaaattgtttaattttaatatggaTGATTTTCACTGGGAACATTACTGGAAAAATGCTTTAAAATATGGGCGAGTTTACTTAGTCAAAGATCCGTTGGAAACTCTCCCTTgggcaagaaaaaaaattatgttgtttGCTATTCTGCACTATTCACTTATAGTAGTGTTTTGCTGTTGGTTGTTCATGTTTATTTATAGAATGTTGTAGAACTATTCTAAttctaaaaattgtgtaacaaTATATCATTtccgagaaaaaaaggaaaatatgttggatcaaaattagatttatccttatttcaaaaacgaaaatttgttgATACATAGTTTGCTGGACTTcacttaaatgtcaattttacgcacgtttcattttgcaaattttatttatttaattataattcataaaaatcattgaataaTGGAGGTCggttaacttgattttttcgttaatctatacagggtggtcccgatataacctgccagaagaaatccagtaataggtgacaatgagtagaactcatacacaaaaaaagtttctaataaaagtcttttcgttttcgagataaaaataattgaaaatttggtcaaaatttgctgtacgctaatgagttaatcggctttaaaaaggtaattctggttacttggctacgatttctttagcaacggtacctgtaacacctatgacatttgtcaagtttaattttaaatttgcgaatccttcaaaaagttatgaaattcacgaaacaagaatacgccgatttgcatttactctatggcgaaacacgtggtaattcaagaccggcaaggctaccatacggcgagcgttttcctgaaggagtccttccgtctcgttgtacttttgtggagctacatctgcatttatgtgaggttggttctaactgattccaatacgatggcgtccccgatcctccatttaacccctctggattttaatttttggggccacacgaaagatttggtatacgaagttgaaataaatacaaaaagccaactccagaaacgcgaacagacgccgcgaaccagattcgtaaaaacccagaaatgctgaattctgtttatgaaaattggtaccggcgtactcaaatgtgcttaaatgccaacggaaggcacacagaacatttattataaaataatgtttctagtctaatttacctttcattagttagtagatattctcagttagaattgaaagtacgaatatgtaaagtgtaaataaatttattcaatacattattttggctatttaaccacaattaagatgatactcttattacacagttcttccacaattttgcacacactatctatacatttatttacacattgaggaacaccacttgattattttattactcattcatctcagtctacaaaatcagcttttgtacctacataagctggtgaattaacgcacgcagtgtacagcgttttcaataaatgtcattaatttgatttagtttgtcagatttgagatttgtcataaacgatacaggtacctatgttgcttagatactgtcatccttacaaacaccaacaattaattcctgagtaggtacgtatttttgtggtcagcagcgtcgaatgggtgtggataggggttaatttatccccattattttggacctaacgaaggggggttttttggacttgttagatccttctaatgacccagaatttttttggcaggttatatcgggaccaccctgtatatacagggtgttctcgaagttgacccgttccttgtaacacgaggtactacacattattcttaagaattttacgctaaatcttcttagtaaaatgtttgtattaacggagataattgattgtatatttttattgttttctaaaattttaagtccggtcctgtccatttatc contains these protein-coding regions:
- the LOC138123238 gene encoding fatty acyl-CoA reductase wat-like produces the protein MESQSEIREFFKNQTIFITGGTGFIGKVLIEKLLRICYDLSVIYVLVRPKRNKSPNERMKEMFDYPCFDKLKTVYPDYYKKIHLISGDCNQVGLGLSSEDRNVLKKEVTVVIHAAANVKFDLDLRIAATSNLRAVRDILDLSKQMSQLKAFLYISTVFSNCNRSEINEEFYKPAMKANNLFKLLESIDEGVLTTVTPYITQKWPNTYTFTKCIAEDIIRKEANNLPVAIVRPGIIISTYEEPVAGWVDNYYGLIGIVVGILMGGIRNLFAKKDGVVYCIPCDFVANVILAATCDLAKKSGSNQLTLSSAKNEVGNVKIYNYVGSSKRRMTARLLKNSFDKYKWKYPLNNMFWFPFVNYVESELWFEIRLFFQHTLVAYIADLVLICLNKKPIAVRKAIQVNKLLKLFSYFGKKTLTISCNNVDNLWNGMKEVDRKLFNFNMDDFHWEHYWKNALKYGRVYLVKDPLETLPWARKKIMLFAILHYSLIVVFCCWLFMFIYRML